GCTGATAGAAAGTGTTCTTTCTAACCAGAATCGGTCTGAATTCGTGGGCACAACAACATCTGATGTTACAACAACATCTGATGTTGTTGTAACAATACTGATAGTAGCATGCATTGTTTTGCTTGAGTTTATCCAAGTATTACTTTTTTTTAGCACCATTTGGTGCAGAGTATCATTTGTTTGCCATTATGTTCGAGAACAAGCAACGAACACAAGGAGAGGCTTCTGCATGAAACTGTTTCAAAAGTTCTGCTGCATGAGATTCAGGGAGATTATTCTTAACATGGCTATTGGTATCACCAGGTCAAGGTCAAGCGAATACTACTACCAAAATAAACTTGGGCAATACTCCTTGCTTGAATCAGTGATTAGTTGCAAGTACAAGCAGAGTCCACGTAAGGTATGGTTTCACAGGTTTATGCATCGATATTGTAGTCTTATAGTGGCTCCAGACTTTGGGTACCTTTGTAATACAAACAAAGACTTTATTCACGCACAACGTATCCGCAAGAAACATGTGAAACCTGCAGCTATCAAGATACCAGTAGAAGTAAAAAAGGCAGTTGTCCATTCCCTCCAGCGTACACAGGGTGTCCTAGCGAATGGAGAATCGTCATTAGTGTACAATGAGGTGCATGACCTCTTATGGGCTTGCAGGCACAATATGCTCTCAGACCCAGGCACCAACTGTTACCTGGACAAGGAGAATCAGACACACATCATTTTGACTTGGCACATTGCAACGTGTTACTGCGAGGTGCAAACATTGAAATGCCTTTATCCTAGAGTTGGGGGGGCACTCAAGTTACATCTTGACATCGCAACCATACTGTCAAAGTACTGTGCATACCTGGTGGTCTCAGCACCGAAGTTGCTTCCTGGGAACTACTATGATTCTAGCCTTGTGTTTGATGCAGTAGCAGTGGAAGCTGCACAGTTTCTGCAGAAAGTGGAAGACAAGTATGAAGCCTTGAGAAGTTTGCCTGTATCAACAGAAACCTCCATCTTACAGAGGGGGATGAAGTTGGCGAGGCAGCTCGAGGAGATGGAATGTGACAAGTGTTGGAAGGTGCTTGCGGATTTCTGGGCAGAGATGTTGCTCTATATCGCGCCTTCGGAAAATGTGAATGAGCATTTCGAGGCACTGGCAAATGGAGGGGAGTTTATAACACACTGGTGGGCATTGCTCACCCACGCTGGCATTCTAGAGAGGGCTCCAAGGAATGTCAACAATGACATAGAAAATCAATGGGAAGGATCATCATCATATGGTTGCCCATCTACAACTCAGGCTGCAGCTGCAGCCTGTGCCACAAATCAACAGCCAATGGCTGGGGACCGTACTGTGCAACGTAAGTGTTTCCcttttttctcttttccaaatagGCTGAAGTGAGCATGCAAGAGATGATTCGTCTTTCCTTAAACTATTGCTATTCTTTTCACTAGTGATTGAAATGAATGTCGGAGACATAGAAGATGCTAAGACTGACAGGCATTATCCTGGAGAGATTTCATATGGTGCTGCTTTAAGGCTTCGTCGTGCGAACTCCTACATTAGCAAGTGTAGAGAAGCTGCTACCTTAGCCACCAGCGCCACGATTAAACCAGCAATACGTGGAAACTGTGAGCAAGGTAAGTGTACTCTGTGCATCCTAGAATACAGCTGACTTTTGAGTTCTTTTCAGTTAGATTAAGGAGAGTGCTTAAAAGTCTAATTTTGCCTTCATTATATTACATGCGTGAGTGCATTTGGTGGCATGGGCAGCCTATCCTACCATGTCTGTTTGCATAATGCCGCTAAATTTAAAAAGGAAATCTGCATATTTGTTTGCCTTGCTTGCCATATTTGCACTTGCATGCCGAGACAGAAAAGATAGCATGAGGGACATTTTGCCCCTTGGAACCTCTATTATAATCAGAAATGGGTCAATGGCTGTATGCTGGGACAAAATTTGAATGACATAAATATCTATATTCTGACATAAAAGGAGTGTTCAGTTTTTTCCCTTTTAGAAACAGGCACACTGATTCTATGAAATAACCAGTCTACAATTTTACATCAACATTACATTTTCCATATTGCCTTCCACGTTTCCATGGCTTTTGGTAACGCCAAGTCACAGATATTTTGACAATAATTTTTTAGAAACCTGAATTTTCAGAGCTAAAAATGAATATACTAATCCCTCCGGAGCTTAGTTTTTTATATTATGACTTCTTTCTCAAACTAGCGAAGAATTTCTCATAATAAGCTGATTAATTAAAACCCATTGAAAAAAGTCATTAAGGATTTATTTTAAAAGAAAATGAAACATTGAAAGCAAAAATGTatcatgtgtcttgtgttctAAGTAGCACCTCATGATAAGTTCAAAGATCGCTCATGCATTTTCTCTAATATGAGTTAGGTATTCTTTTCAACAGTGAGGATGATGATTCGGCAACAAGCATATCTAGGTCAAAATGTGGAACTCGCAAGTCCCAGCGCAAGCACTGCTCCAAGTGAGAACAAAGAGATTGAAATTGTAATAGCATGTGAGTAATGTTGCTATATATGTGTCAATGAATGAAATTTGTACATATGCATGGGGCAACATTCACAGGTTCAGCTGGTCATTTGTTTGTGGAGCCATGAACTATTATGAAGTTGTCCTGTTATTCTGAAAGTAAAAGAGTGCAGAGATCATATGTAATGTGACAGATATTTAGTATCAAAATAGTGTACAATTGTCTTAAGATGAAATTCGTATATATGGGGCATCTTCATTCACAGGTCCTGCTGTATGATGCTTGCTCATGCCATGGTGATTGCTAATTTTGTGTGTTTTAGTTAACACTTGTTCTATTCAACATATTTCTATCTGAAAACAAGTGTGGTCTTTAAAAATACCAAAACTTGTGAATTCCGTGCGGAATACTGAAACCTATGATTGATgggatgtttgaatgcactatagCTAATAATTAGTTGGCTAAAATATTGctagtagaattagctagctaacaaataggtagctaactattaactaatttactaaaaatagctaatagctgaactattaggtAGGGTGTTTAGATGTCTCTAGCTAATTTagtcactaactattagctctagtgtattCAAACACTCCCTGAGTATCAGAATGCAGGGAAAAAAGCTCATCAGTGGACCAAGTGGACATCTTGACAGGAGTCACGCTACTCCTGATAGCAAGGGTTTGAATGTTGCAGAACTCATTCATCTTCAGTTTTTAACTTGTGTGTCATCACTCATGTATTCTGTATATAGGTTCCTGCCAAGTTGGGCTACAGGAAGAATACATTGTTTGCTCCAACTATCGCACTTGGCAAAATCTCATTATTACTGGCAACAGCTGCACCTGGGTTGGATACTGGAGAAGGTTGCCTGAAGAGACTACTGAAGCTAAGCTACTGATGCGTTATTTGGTTCAGTTAATCAGTTGTATCCTCTGCCCTTGTAGGCTGTTGTACCTCACCTGTGTCAGCAACATTTTTGTGAATCTAAAACAGTTAGCACATCAACAATGCTGACAGACTAGAACCGGGCTTTGCCGGTCTGGATGTACTGCTTACGTGCATTGATGCTAGTGTGGACAGCAAATCTCTGCACTGCATCATCAGACTGTGTTCTTGAATGAAAACTCTGGAGAGCTGGGACGCAAAGACATCTGTCCGAGCCAACTGCAGAAGATGGAAGACGGTTCAGACTGGAAAATAGCAGCATGTCATCTTAGAGATTTTGTGATATTGGCAGCATGCATCCAGTCTGTGTAAATGTCATGTGATTCAAAGAGAACTAACTGGAAAAAGAAGTTCTGTATGACGGCAGCACCTTAGGCAGCTGGGCTCTCGTGGAGTTCCCTATGGTGTGCATGGCATCAACCGCAGAGCTAAGAGCGTTTCTTATCCCTTGAATATCTGCCTGAAAACATGAGGTCTCAGTATTTCAAGATGAGAAGCAACAGATTGACGAAACTTAGTTCCTGGTTTATGGAACACCAACCACTGCTCCATCGGAGACAGGAAGGCGCAGGACGGTGGCAGTCAGAGCCTGTGTAGTTCCTGACAAAGAATGGGCATGGCCCCTCTCCAAGAAGGGCCATTCTTCCAGGTATTTCATCTGCGTTTTTTAGCCCCAGGAAGTCAGGAGGAGGGGTCAGTCAATGACCCGACCCCTACTGGTTAATGTAAATACATACGTAGGAATAAAAAGAAGatagcttgtactttcatctgcaTATTGTAATTTTATCAGATTTTGTGCGGACAATGTGTACTCAGAACGAATCTAGTGTCATAAATTAGCGATTAGTTACTCCAGCGCGGCAAACTGGGTGTACGAGCTTTAACCTTTAAGATAGCAATTATAGTTGCATCTTCATGAACCATGTCATGGCCATTTTAATTTGCAAGCTAGTATGAAGTCCGTTTTATCAGTGAGATGGGTTGTCAGTGTTGTGGAACAGATGGAGAATTGAGCTGTATAAAGGAAGCAAAGGATCAGCGTATGATCTTCGTACGTGTCCTCTCAGAATCGCCATGAGTTTGCACCTGTTTTGAAGCAGCTGGAGCTGCATCTTTCTAATGGCGACGGATTTGCGCATCCTCAGGATGGAAATCCATGCGCCACACAATTTTTTCTGTCATAAACATTTAGAACCATCAGCTGCTGTGTTACCGAAATGCAAATGATGAATTGAACTGAATCAACTGATACGAACAGAACGGAGGCCAGCCACTCACCTCTGCACCCGCGGTCTGCGACGAGATGGCAGCTCCAGCCTGCGCATTCACGAGCCGCCACTGCGACTCCCTGGTGTAGAGTAGTCTCAGCTGGTGCTCCTCCTCGGCCTTGATCGCCGCCAGGAGTTTCGGCTTCACGTCACCGTCCACGCCACAGCCAGTAGGACAAGCCTTGCCCTGCGTGTTCCCGGCGGAGGCAGGCACCTCCGTGGAGCGCCGGACCGGCGGGGACGACGAGTCGTCCGCGCCCCTCCTCCTAAACGCACTGGCCACTGGCTTGCTCGGCGACGGCTGCTTCAGAGACGCCCTGCTGAACGGCGAAGACAGCAAGCCGGTGAACAGTGACCTCTTCTTCACTGGCGCCGATGCTGGAGTCGACGAGGCAGGCGCGCGTGACGGCGATGGCATGACCTGGTACTGGTAGTACGCGAAGCGTTCGGAGCGGGTCCCCGTGGCGTCGCGCGTGAACCGCGCGGAGGCGCTCATGGCGCCCCTCGGCGACGGGCGCGGGGCCGAGCCGACGGCGCTGCGTCGGGTCGCGCCGCCGTCCCCGCCGGACGACGCGCTGTCCGTGTCGGAGGACAGCTCTAGCAGGTACTCGTTGGCGCCGTCCACCGACGCGCGCCGCGGCGTCCCGCGGAGCGCCGTCGACGGCGCGGCGGCAATCGTTTGAGCCTCCTTCCTGCTCGAGGCGGAGAACTCCACGCTCCTGGAGCCGCACGGCGCAGACGGTGGCGGCCACCGGTACGTGTTCTGGCTCGCGTCGGACACCTTGGCGCGCGGCGCGGACCTCTTTGGGGGTTCCGGCGCGGAGGCGGGGCTTGCCCTGCCGGTTTCCATGGAGTAGGTCGGCGTCTGGAACGCGACCACGAGCGTCCGTGTCGTCGTGGTGGCGCTCCCGCCGGTGGAGGCGGGCGTCTTCGGTGCTGGCGACTTGGCAGGGGAGGAACTGGAGATGGAGGTCGGTTTGGAAGGAGGGGTGAGGTAGCGGGAGGCGACGGCCTTGGCCTTGGCCCCCCGCGCCGTGGCGGCGACGTAGCCGGCGCTTGCGTTGGGGAGCTGCgcggggcggcggcgggcgggcggCTCCAGCGCAGGCGTGGCCACGGTGGCGTCCACCGATGTGGGTGGCATCGTCGTTGCTGGCAGTAGGTCAATGCATGGGCTGAGATGCTTACTGTTTATTTATAGGCTCCATCTTGTGCACGTACGTGCGTCTCGATCTTCCAGACCCAGAATCCAGTTTGGCAACAAAACACTGTTAAAATTTAAGAAAATTTATATTATATAGCAAAGTTAATCTTACTGACCACAACGATGTTCTGATTCATCACCGTTTGGACATATTTTGAATTATGGTCTCGAGAATTGAAGGTCTGATGATGCACacgtataggtgtacatttgtgcTGTGCCTAATAGGCCGGCCCAAAGCACACAATTTCTGGCACGGCCCATATCTGGCACGGCCCAACCTAATTGTGGGCCTGGGTTGGCACGGCCCACATTGTGGGCCGTGCCTGGACCTCATGTCAAGCCCACGGGCCGGCCTGGCACGGCCCATTTAACTAAGGCCCACCGAGGCCCACTAAATATAGACTCAGTATTTAACTAAGGTTCATCAAAGCCCACATGACTAGCATAACTTGGAGAATCTAGAGCTTCAATAAGCCATCGAGAACCAATACCTAGATATggatagtgaatagtgatgaTCATTGTATATGTATTCTGTATGGATGTATAGTACTCAATTAAACACTAAACAGAGAATTTATGAGCTAGTTGTAATATTTTTTTCTTTCTGACCAAAGGTTTATAATGTGCATCCACAAAACATCTTAGTTTTATTttggtcatatatatatatatatatatatatatatatatatatatatatatatatatatatatatatatatatatattatactttTTGTTGATGTATTACTGTTGTATGTATATGGGCCGGTCTGGCATATTAAGGTATTTTGGGCTATTTGGGCCGGCCTGGCACACATAACTAATTGTGGGTCGTGCCGTAGGCCGATGACTGGGCACACGTGCTGGCACGGCACGGCCCATAATTAGATATGTGCTTTTGTGGGCCGTACCTTTGTGGGCCGTGCTTTTGTGGGCCTGTGCCGTGCCGGGCCAGACCGGTCCACGTGTACATGTATATGCACACGGCATATATTACGCTCATCTCTAAACTACTAGCTATATATTAGCCAATGTCTTTCGAAACCTTTTGTAAATTAATTAAAACGTACATCGGTCCTAGGATGGCCATAAATCCATAACATTTCTTTTGCGTATAAAGTCGTTAGATTAGATATACGGACGCGCTAGAATCAGTATTAGGTGAGACTAGTGTGGTAGGTTGTTTCGTTCCTTCCCAATGCCAAAGGACCTAATCAATCAATCTAGCTACGTGTAAACTTCAATTCACCAGTGACGTACGTACCCAGCTGTAGTAGTAGACGACACGATCCGATACGTATAGATACGTATCAGTGCATGCATGTGGCAATCCGCCGTGCGTACGCACGTACGTTAAAAAGTCCGGAGCAAACTGAATAAAAACATCGAAAGGCCTGTCTGTATTATTAATTAATCAGCCGAGCACGGCACAGTCGCGGCGGACGTTGCCCTGCCGGTCCCGGGCCGTCTTGACGCCGACGCGGCCCATCTTCGTCATGGCCTCCACGAAGGCCCGCTCGAACGCCACGCTGCTCTGGGCCAGCGCGTCGACGGTGGGCCTGGACCTAGGGTCCGCGTGCAGCACCTGGTCCGACGCCAGAAGGCCCTTCCCGGCCTGCAGGTTGCGGAAGAACTGGTTGTCGAAGGCGACGGGCGTCACGGGGTCCATGGCCACGGCCACCCGCGGGTCCACCCCGGCCGGGCACCACGCCGCAAGCTGCGCCGCGTACCCCGAGTCCAGCGTCCGGTCCGGCGCCGACGGCCCCCGCAGACGTCCCGAGAACGTGCCGCAGTGTGCCAGCCCCACCGTGTGCCCGGCTGCATGCAGTGGACCAGCAGTGGTCGTTCGTCGTCAGTCCGATCCGGCTCCAGCCTAATAGCTAGCTAGTATACTCGATTGATGGCCGGCCATGCAATGCATGCACCTGAGAGGGCGATCATGTCGGCCTGCGACAGCCCGTTGGCGGCGAACATCTGGCTCAGCTGGTCCAGGTTGAAGAAGGGCGCCGGCAGCCTCCCGTTGACGCTGCTGGCCGTCGACCTCAGCCCGTCCAGCCGACCAAGCTCCACAGCGTACGACGGCCCGCCGGCCTGCGCGCATTCGTTCACCTTCCAATATTCTAGTAATTCGCTTGCTATAGTAATTAAGTACTGCACTGCAGGCGGTGTTCGTGTACCAGCGCGATGGCGTCCCTGGTGGCCATGGCGAGCACGTCGGCGCAGGACACCTTGCCGCGGCACCCCGGCACGGCGTCCACGGCCGCCCTGGCTCTGATCACCGTGTCGAAGCCATCGCCGGCCAGGGACTGGTTGATGACGTGGTCCTTCTCCGCCGTGTTGTTCGCCGTCGACGCCACCATCACCGACGCGTCGCAGCCCTACGTACGTACGTACAGGTCGTCGACGTATGCATGTCACGGCCGGCTGCCGGATGCATGATGCATGCCCGGTCGTTACGTCGGTATATATAATATATTTACCTCGACGAAGCAGTCGTGGAAGAAGAGGCGCACGGTGGCGCCGACTGTGGCTGCCGTCTGCTGGACCTTCCTGGCCACCACGCCGCGGACGATGGACTCCACGTCGGGGCACACGCCGGCGTAGTACCCGCGCCGGAGCTGCGCCTCGCAGACGCTTTTGCCGGCCTGATCCACCGCGGCTAGCACCACCACGAAGAGCAGCGCCGCCGCTCGCCGatgcacgccgccgccgccgcccatgCTGGATTGGCTTGCCCGTCGCTCCAACTCTCGCTGCCAACGAACAATGGCCGGCCGGCCGGCGTGCCACGACCGGAGGCTAGCTGGTGGGCTACCCTATATATTGTGACGTCGACGCCACATTACGCATGGCGGCGGCATGGTGGGTACTGGCTACAAAGGATAAGATATGGTCACTTGCTAGCTAGCTAGATTAGATCTAGGCCCCGTCTGATCGATCATATCTTCAACGGCCTATGTCCCAAAGCTAGAACGTTATCCTTGCTTCTTGGCGCTAGACGACTGCAAAGACGAGGAGCTTTGATTTCTCACTTTTAAATATTGATGTTGCGTTATTCTAAGTGCAATTTGTTTTGTGGATTTAACGGAGGTTATGAGTGCGTGTCGGGTGATTTGGTACGTTGATCGAGTGAGTTTTGCAAAATTTAAAGCGGTGATGTGTGTTATATGATGGTATAGATAGAAAGAACAGTGCTCTTGGAACAAGATGGTATGCTGTTCTTCCTTGTGCTTGGTTTCTGTTTGGACTTGTGAGCCTGTCGTTTACATGTTTCTATAGTCATTGTCGCATATGCCTTTATTTATTTCTGCATGTGACAACAAGAAATCGAGCTGTCACAGCttcctatatatatatacacactatTTGCAGACAGAGATTCACCGGAGCTGCTTTGTGTGAGTGTGACAGTGAACTGGAACTGAGAGTGACTGATACCCACGCCAAGCACTAGCATCCACATTAATTGCCTATAGGAGAGTGGACATTGAGAAAAGTGAAGGTAATTAAATTCATCATTCTGATTTAATAATAGAGCCTATTGTTGGCTCTAACTCCTTACCATGTCAATTAGAGCCAACAATAAACACACTTATATAATAAAGCTGGCTCTAAGTTTAGCTTTTAGATAAATCTCTTGTCTCCCTCTTTTATCATTTTCACATTTTGTCTTAAAGCCCATGTATCATCTAACTCATGAGAGCCAACTCCTTTTACTTTTTGATGCCTCTCCCTTCCACATAAACAAAAATGCCATGTAATTAGGTTTAGAGCCCATTATTATACTTGCTCTTGACTAAAAGTGCCAAACGTTTACTGACAATGACAACTCGACCTGTACACTACTACTACAAGTGACCAGACCCATACGTACGTTTGCCCTGTCTCCATGCCTCCTCCATTTGAGATAAAGTGACTTTGGCCCTTTGGCGTTACTGAAAAAACACACTTGCTATATCAGTTTCTTGTCTTGCCTACATTGACAAGTGTGTCGTTTATTAGGTCATAGATCCATTTCGTCAACTGTTGAAGGCTAAAAAGAGCCGgccgacggtccggccctgaggccggacggtccgcggtggtggcgcggacggtccgcgcgcgcgcagagtcagttagggttcctagtttctcgcgggatttgttacctaaaatcgcgggattaactcgggaaacagttggaaacggatccagacctcccctttatatagatgaagggctacggccgattgaacccccaacaatcgatcaaatccagtctattactcgttttttaccttatgcattaggagtagttctagtctagttctagtttagccctagtttagcctctcgatccccaaattctccgcctctcctcgactctacgtcgattagaggagtctaggtcggcctgcccgagcctagacaactcctaggatctctcctctccgacggggtccctcccgggagcgagatccaggcgccgtcggcgatcctccgccgcccctgcgcacgcgcggaccgtccggccccagggcacggaccgtccggccgtcaggcagggaacccgtgctcctgcgccaggtcgcggaccgtccggccctgtgccgcggaccgtccgcgcctgaccagagagcacctccgcctcgcgccaggtcgcggaccgtccgaccctgtgccgcggaccgtccgcgcctggccAGAGagtaccgccgccggttcttttgagtgattgacgcctccaaaaaggcgtcaacatactttttggcgactccgctggggactaggtgtctagatctgttaaaaatcggcccataaatggccggttctaaggatcacaccaagatctccagtacgaacatcatcaagccggccatggaggtgctcccggctgatgaccaaaggccctttgaagacctcgtaatgcgcgatgagaaggaggtgatgcggcaatggaacgaacaacgcgacaaggaagaggcggaactgctgcataaactctccgaacggcgcaaggaggcggcggacaagtacttgtcacacttcacggtagatcgccaccagaagatcgtccgtcaaggggagatcgatatggaatctctcctacctccacttcaGGGTCCCGTTGTAAGTACTCCAGAcctatctcttacgactttcatggatcaatgaggagatcagttaaagcaatatgtagatgaatctattaaaatgcatttacgtgcatacgagaaatcagctgctcctaaCTTTCCATCAcgagagtctaatacagtgccacccacgtcaaacacatcggctataaacgggtcacccttgacccagccatcatatggtatgccgatgcacgctttcgtgtcaccatcacagccgcaaccactaggcacgcggcaggtactggacgcgaccggaccatccgagcatcatctcatacagtccggttataccgcggaccgtccggcgtatttcgccggaccgtccgaccagatgcaggcccgcacacaaaacactcaggtcgcaccgtacatggccggaccatcagggtacaaccctgaacacttcgtccccatcacggaccgtccggtgcatcacgccggaccgtccggatatgttgcagaccgtccgccatcttacgccggaccgtccggatatggcatgaaccggccgacgtactatgctggaccatccgactctacacgagtccatgcgcagactgcccaagtcgcaccatatatggccgatcagtccgggtacagccctggaccattcggcccgatcgcggaccgtctagttctttacgacagacggtctgggtacgagactacccacgtagcaccatatacggctggacaatccggatataccttcggaccatttggccaggtcgcggaccattcggcctcttacgccggaccatccggatatgcatacgcagagccgagagctgcgcaatacgcacagttcccacattcatcgcagcaacattatggtgccccaccagcaacacattataatcatgccataccacctcatggacatagggctgaatactattcggccacaagagagcctgaggggtatagggcaggagatggtgacattaataggacacctaacacacacctcaaacatccctgggaggaaagccgacagagtaatgtcaggcaacctgaaatctccacccacaaactcaatggatggtcgccagacatggcggagagggtcagagacgaggtagccgggatgttcagggacaaactcggtgttagtgtgtcaggtacagggcaatcgtatcggaagccttatagccaccgattcgacaccgtgccatacccacagggaactagaataccagacttctctaagttttctggtgaaggtgggaaaagcacacacgaacatataagccaattcatagcacacttgggagaattggctgatggggaagcctaccgcgttcgtttattctcgttgtcccttactgatactgcattcgcatggtacgtgaaagtcgcctagagggggggtgaatagggcgaaactgaaattctcaaaaataatcacaactacaagccgggttagcgttagaaatataaacgagtccgcgagagagggagcaaaacaaatcgcaagcaaatgaagagtgtgacacgcggatttgttttaccgaggttcggttcttgcaaacctactccccgttgaggaggccacaaaggccgggtctctttcaacccttccctctctcaatcggtccctcggaccgagtgagcttctcttctcaaatcacttgggaatcaaacttcccgcaaggaccaccacacaattggtgtctcttgcctcaattacaagtgagtgtttgatcacaagaaagaatcaagaaagaaaagaagcgatccaagcgcaagagctcaaatgaacactacaaatcactctctctagtcactagggttttgaatgggattgggagaggatttgatctcttgttggtgtgctttgcaatgaatgctagctcttgtatagtggttggaagttggaaaacttggatgcaatgaatggtggggtggttggggtatttatagccccaaccaccaaaagtggccgttgggaggctgtctgctcgatggcgcaccggacagtccggtgcacaccggacagtccggtgccccctgccacgtcatcactgccgttggattctgaccgttggaacttctgacttgtgggccctccaaggtgtccggtgcacaccggacaactaatgttccttgtccggtgtgccagtatgggcacgcctgccatctgtgcgcgctgcgcgcgcatttattgcaccgcagagagccgttggcgcggaggtagccgttgctccggagtcgcaccggacagtccggtgtacaccggacagtccggtgaattatagtggactagccgttggagtttcccgaagcaggcgagttcctgaggccgacctcccttggcgcaccggacactgtccggtgtacaccggacagtccgatgaattatagccgagtcgcctctgggaattcccgaaggtggcgagtttgagtctgagtccccctggtgcaccggacatgtccggtggtacaccggacagtccggtgcgccag
This portion of the Zea mays cultivar B73 chromosome 2, Zm-B73-REFERENCE-NAM-5.0, whole genome shotgun sequence genome encodes:
- the LOC103648290 gene encoding uncharacterized protein isoform X1, with protein sequence MSSALSGAHLGFRGREEGISVRRSIQGMANYTAYCIALKAKDHHDLRDMHSLSACAKYLWSTSRATVIRNEVLVVLSAISLLFMTTFGPLRRRSRNSFVQNGFMVAYTLSSSLISYTLGSMYSSAVKSSMYPIWASSLYLLFCSADSITSYCLNGNNQQKEQLILFLLFQIYVSQITNGSDSNGSLVFSVAAFKFMERFWAYQLATGSWNLNKMVADYMYEEQSRSGSSYDPTSMKGYHYLVDWPLDESKLEARMSYAKELTVDDAQIIDIERIFMCSELSSELKDVCLSFSLFLLLRRRFFGFVCVEASQRKTHDFVFKGVLSKNQDGTLNYDRIFRLIEVELAFMYDFFFTKYAVLYYGSKKVSAIWSLASASFMSVTIYKLIESVLSNQNRSEFVGTTTSDVTTTSDVVVTILIVACIVLLEFIQVLLFFSTIWCRVSFVCHYVREQATNTRRGFCMKLFQKFCCMRFREIILNMAIGITRSRSSEYYYQNKLGQYSLLESVISCKYKQSPRKVWFHRFMHRYCSLIVAPDFGYLCNTNKDFIHAQRIRKKHVKPAAIKIPVEVKKAVVHSLQRTQGVLANGESSLVYNEVHDLLWACRHNMLSDPGTNCYLDKENQTHIILTWHIATCYCEVQTLKCLYPRVGGALKLHLDIATILSKYCAYLVVSAPKLLPGNYYDSSLVFDAVAVEAAQFLQKVEDKYEALRSLPVSTETSILQRGMKLARQLEEMECDKCWKVLADFWAEMLLYIAPSENVNEHFEALANGGEFITHWWALLTHAGILERAPRNVNNDIENQWEGSSSYGCPSTTQAAAAACATNQQPMAGDRTVQLIEMNVGDIEDAKTDRHYPGEISYGAALRLRRANSYISKCREAATLATSATIKPAIRGNCEQVRMMIRQQAYLGQNVELASPSASTAPSENKEIEIVIACSCQVGLQEEYIVCSNYRTWQNLIITGNSCTWVGYWRRLPEETTEAKLLMRYLVQLISCILCPCRLLYLTCVSNIFVNLKQLAHQQC